A stretch of Desulfitobacterium dichloroeliminans LMG P-21439 DNA encodes these proteins:
- a CDS encoding Fur family transcriptional regulator, giving the protein MFKLEERKDEYQKICDLLRHHSYKLTPQRQTILKAFLEHEDQHLSAEDTFMMVKHNYPDIGLATVYRTLDLLAELGILQKNDFGDGRSRYEFNRQDEHHHHHLICVQCGEVSEFDEDLLESLEAQIEKRNGYHVIDHDLKFYGYCEKCKSALD; this is encoded by the coding sequence GTGTTTAAACTAGAAGAACGTAAAGATGAGTATCAGAAAATATGTGATCTTTTACGTCATCATTCCTATAAATTAACCCCACAAAGACAAACCATTTTGAAAGCCTTTTTAGAACATGAGGATCAACATCTGAGTGCGGAAGATACGTTTATGATGGTTAAGCATAACTATCCTGATATTGGGCTAGCCACTGTCTATCGGACTTTAGACCTTCTAGCGGAGCTGGGCATCCTCCAGAAAAATGATTTTGGCGATGGTCGAAGTCGCTATGAATTTAATCGTCAAGATGAACATCATCACCACCACCTAATTTGTGTTCAATGCGGTGAGGTTTCAGAGTTCGATGAGGATTTGTTAGAATCCTTAGAAGCTCAAATCGAGAAACGCAATGGTTACCATGTCATAGACCATGATCTCAAGTTCTATGGTTATTGCGAGAAATGTAAGAGTGCGTTAGACTAA
- a CDS encoding class I SAM-dependent rRNA methyltransferase — protein sequence MTDVKVFLVANRRKRLEQGHPWIYKSEIQRIEGEASAEQDLVQVVNHAGFFLAQGFYNADSQIAVRIVSYNQEEKIDQEWFLQRVRQAWSRRERLLPEASSCRVIHSEADFLPGVIVDKYEDILVVQILAKGMDKRREWLYSALRQVFTPRGIYERSDVHVRELEGLEQRAGFIGEPFDTQVTVVENSLKITVDVAEGQKTGYFFDQRENRASLRSLMKGWGLRNGVTLRESIPFDQRGKEIKNPFWDGAEVLDCFSHTGSFMLHACLYGAKKVTSVDISAKAIEMAKHNALQNGFLHRADFVLANVFDYLREQVKEGNSWDVVILDPPAFTKNRKALEGALRGYKEINLQGLKLVRPGGILITASCSHHLSMDKFLEMVQSAAVDAKKILRLIEIRRAGVDHPVLLGSPETDYLKFAAFEVLDRG from the coding sequence TTGACAGATGTAAAAGTTTTTTTAGTAGCCAATCGCCGAAAAAGATTGGAACAAGGACATCCTTGGATTTATAAATCCGAGATTCAAAGGATTGAAGGGGAGGCGAGCGCTGAACAGGATCTCGTACAAGTCGTCAATCATGCGGGATTTTTTCTCGCCCAAGGCTTTTATAATGCCGACTCTCAAATTGCGGTTCGGATCGTTTCTTATAATCAGGAAGAGAAGATTGATCAAGAATGGTTTCTCCAGCGGGTTAGGCAAGCCTGGTCAAGACGAGAAAGGCTCTTACCCGAAGCCAGCTCCTGTCGAGTCATCCATAGTGAGGCGGATTTTCTCCCGGGAGTGATTGTGGATAAATATGAGGATATCCTGGTCGTGCAAATCCTTGCGAAAGGGATGGACAAAAGGAGAGAATGGCTGTATTCTGCCCTTAGACAGGTCTTTACCCCTCGTGGGATCTATGAACGTAGTGATGTGCATGTACGCGAATTAGAAGGGCTTGAGCAAAGAGCGGGTTTCATTGGTGAACCCTTTGATACTCAAGTCACGGTCGTGGAAAACTCGTTAAAGATTACTGTAGATGTTGCTGAAGGTCAAAAAACGGGATATTTTTTTGATCAGAGAGAGAATCGAGCCTCCCTTAGGTCACTGATGAAGGGCTGGGGGTTGAGGAACGGGGTAACTCTTAGGGAAAGTATTCCCTTTGATCAGCGGGGGAAAGAAATTAAAAATCCATTCTGGGATGGAGCAGAGGTTTTGGATTGCTTTTCACATACCGGCTCTTTCATGCTTCATGCTTGCTTATATGGGGCTAAAAAGGTAACCAGCGTGGATATCTCGGCTAAGGCTATTGAAATGGCCAAACACAATGCTTTGCAAAATGGTTTTTTGCATCGAGCGGATTTTGTTCTTGCCAATGTGTTTGACTATCTACGCGAACAAGTAAAGGAGGGAAACTCCTGGGACGTGGTCATCTTGGATCCTCCAGCCTTTACTAAGAACCGCAAGGCCTTAGAAGGAGCTCTCCGCGGTTATAAAGAAATTAATTTGCAAGGCTTAAAGCTTGTTCGTCCCGGCGGAATCTTAATTACCGCATCCTGCTCCCACCATCTTAGTATGGATAAATTTTTGGAGATGGTGCAAAGTGCGGCAGTGGATGCCAAAAAGATTTTAAGGCTGATTGAGATTCGCCGTGCTGGGGTGGATCATCCTGTGCTTTTAGGAAGTCCTGAAACAGATTATCTTAAGTTCGCCGCTTTTGAAGTTTTGGACCGTGGCTAA
- a CDS encoding YkuS family protein — protein sequence MMYKKIAVEDGLTNVLQELHTAGFHTMPLEDDVLRNVSAIVVKGDGTDILAEEAKFRVPVVHAAGRSAEEIVEILRDRLS from the coding sequence ATGATGTACAAAAAGATTGCTGTCGAAGATGGCCTCACCAATGTATTACAGGAATTACATACGGCCGGATTCCATACCATGCCCTTAGAAGACGATGTATTAAGAAATGTAAGTGCTATTGTAGTCAAAGGAGATGGAACTGATATTTTGGCTGAGGAAGCGAAATTTCGGGTGCCGGTGGTTCATGCGGCGGGGCGAAGTGCCGAAGAAATCGTGGAGATTTTGCGAGACCGTTTATCTTAA
- a CDS encoding M28 family metallopeptidase translates to MRKNRHGFLLLVIILFVFCSLTIKESITPQAGHVASTPVRGVAEFSADKAYEHIRHLSENIGPRPAGSKNEQKAAQYLYYILEQNGWKVREQPFSKIVVPNNPLKPEHKIQVINSRNIIAELPGKRPETILLGAHYDSVDVSAPGAIDNASGVGVLLEIARVLGKQEHEKSYQIVFFGAEESGLVGSSYYTAQSDLSAIQWMLNLDMVGIPLEIDIAGKTSTPPELVQQVIRIVRQEQIPFHVSRDFAVMTREGSQGGSSDFSPFLDQSIPALGLGIAGPADGSYHRPEDRIEKVTLQSLETMGQLISKLVEQVAVTGSGQKSWDTYYMPFQLGSYLFIIPTLGLRILFVLGVFLTIFTIVHSLRAKESLFTGDVKGYLFMGIGIPLAAVLVSLMSGTGEWLWQLIKGRMFIWQAYPEVFLVLRIILVVCSMLIALRILCSLPRLKEGKLYWLVGTVLLLLLTIVLGLYRIDLAFPFLFWLICFNLLLYFPSIIWVLIGPYFIYRTHWELLNSQQWSSFYETIHVYPLLFSLLYGMLLIPVLFGAMFAIGQGNRPWDKVLQRLSLPALVCCMSIILGAGLIPSYNKVHPQPIRVQTIWTAAEGVKLGISSSDTLPPNLIKGLDSKGLRLGEDRKNLELPIPDEKAPLQAEVSVSDTGERILNFKLAMKYSRDPYSVRIKLESHKPFTILEMDDFVPVAKLPRKISLEGKEHKGAYSLILERTPPHLGAIQWKIGATGIVRCSVEILLADPSPRYLIEIPQVSPNYEEVYLDVFEF, encoded by the coding sequence ATGAGGAAAAATAGACATGGATTTCTCTTGTTAGTCATAATCCTGTTTGTATTTTGTTCATTAACCATTAAGGAAAGTATAACGCCACAAGCTGGGCATGTCGCTTCGACACCAGTCAGAGGGGTAGCGGAATTTTCAGCAGATAAAGCCTATGAACATATCCGTCATTTATCGGAAAATATTGGACCTCGACCAGCCGGAAGTAAAAATGAGCAGAAGGCCGCCCAATATTTATATTATATTTTAGAACAAAATGGCTGGAAGGTAAGGGAGCAGCCCTTCAGCAAAATTGTGGTACCTAACAACCCCTTGAAGCCTGAGCATAAAATACAAGTGATTAATAGCCGAAATATAATTGCCGAGTTACCGGGAAAGCGACCAGAGACGATCCTTCTCGGTGCCCATTATGATAGTGTCGATGTGTCAGCTCCCGGAGCCATTGATAATGCTTCGGGTGTGGGTGTGTTGTTGGAAATCGCTAGGGTATTAGGAAAGCAAGAGCACGAGAAAAGCTACCAAATTGTTTTTTTTGGAGCAGAAGAGAGTGGGCTGGTTGGTTCTAGCTATTATACTGCTCAAAGTGATCTGTCCGCTATCCAGTGGATGTTGAATCTGGACATGGTGGGCATCCCTTTAGAGATAGACATAGCTGGAAAGACCTCCACTCCTCCGGAGTTGGTTCAACAAGTAATAAGGATCGTTCGTCAGGAACAAATTCCTTTCCATGTGAGCCGAGATTTTGCAGTAATGACTAGAGAGGGATCTCAAGGGGGAAGTAGTGATTTTAGTCCTTTCTTAGATCAAAGCATTCCCGCCCTGGGACTTGGTATCGCGGGTCCTGCCGATGGATCTTACCATCGCCCCGAGGATCGTATTGAGAAAGTCACCCTCCAGAGCTTGGAAACCATGGGTCAATTGATATCCAAGCTTGTCGAACAGGTTGCAGTGACTGGTAGTGGTCAAAAGAGCTGGGATACTTATTACATGCCCTTCCAATTGGGCTCCTACCTGTTCATTATCCCGACCCTTGGGTTAAGAATTCTCTTTGTTTTGGGCGTTTTCTTGACTATTTTCACGATTGTGCATAGCTTAAGAGCAAAGGAGTCACTGTTCACAGGAGATGTTAAAGGATATTTGTTTATGGGGATAGGAATTCCCTTGGCCGCAGTATTGGTTAGCTTAATGAGTGGCACAGGGGAGTGGCTTTGGCAGCTCATCAAAGGAAGAATGTTTATTTGGCAAGCTTATCCTGAGGTGTTTTTAGTTCTAAGAATTATCTTGGTTGTCTGTTCTATGCTTATCGCCTTGCGGATTCTGTGTAGTTTACCCAGACTAAAGGAGGGAAAGCTTTATTGGTTAGTAGGAACGGTGCTGCTCCTGCTTCTGACGATAGTGCTAGGACTTTACCGGATTGATTTGGCGTTTCCGTTCCTCTTTTGGCTCATCTGCTTTAACCTGTTACTCTATTTCCCGAGCATAATTTGGGTGTTGATCGGGCCATACTTTATTTATCGAACGCATTGGGAGCTTTTAAATTCTCAACAATGGTCAAGTTTTTATGAAACTATCCATGTCTATCCCCTTCTCTTTAGCTTGTTGTATGGCATGCTCTTAATACCTGTTCTTTTTGGGGCAATGTTTGCCATCGGGCAAGGTAATAGACCTTGGGACAAGGTTCTTCAGCGCTTGTCTCTTCCGGCCCTTGTTTGTTGTATGAGCATTATCCTCGGTGCTGGATTGATTCCTAGTTATAACAAAGTCCATCCCCAGCCAATCCGGGTCCAAACGATTTGGACTGCTGCGGAAGGGGTGAAATTAGGAATCTCCAGTAGTGATACCCTCCCCCCTAATCTAATCAAAGGGCTGGATTCCAAAGGATTAAGGCTAGGAGAAGACCGTAAAAATCTCGAATTACCCATACCTGACGAAAAAGCTCCCTTGCAGGCGGAGGTCTCCGTCTCGGATACGGGCGAACGTATTTTGAACTTCAAACTGGCTATGAAATATAGTCGTGATCCCTATAGTGTGAGAATCAAGTTAGAAAGTCATAAGCCCTTTACTATCCTCGAGATGGATGATTTTGTACCAGTGGCAAAACTCCCTCGCAAAATTTCCTTGGAGGGAAAGGAGCATAAAGGGGCTTACTCCTTGATTTTAGAACGAACTCCACCTCATCTTGGAGCCATACAATGGAAAATAGGAGCCACAGGAATTGTTCGCTGTAGTGTGGAGATTCTCTTGGCAGACCCCTCACCCCGCTATCTCATCGAGATTCCCCAAGTCTCACCAAATTATGAAGAAGTATATCTTGACGTTTTTGAATTTTAA
- a CDS encoding ISLre2 family transposase encodes MNSLTKEKITFKDIEKDFYKIGCEVAKLLLQNFLEEMDAELAESRDKAVLRHRGKKSTSIKTLMGEVPVDRAIYRKAKDDGSQEYVYLLDEALGMETIGFMSPNLVEKILEYSCEMSYREVAQAVSTLTNQTISHQGVWNIVQAVGEKQIEAEKVRVDSFKKNELSGSKEVPILFEEADGLWLSMQGKSREKGSSRGRKELKISVTYEGWKPRYPSSKEYETVGKMAFAGYMKAEEMKELRDATLSQNYNVDEIVYRVLNGDGASWIRRDHDQETDKFQLDPFHLAQAVTRNVSDKKARRTLLKWLKKGEFEKVFEKLEELKYESGGVAKEVEKLSRLESYIRNNIDGIVPYKDREDITLPKAPEGLEYRNLGTMERQVRVFASRMKGAKSWSEQGATHLSKIIALKMGEGFKEKIAALVSGKLPDRFAERFVETITNSKSGLKKAVKKSIYTLHRGELPYTNCSVTNGRKVIRNMFNLKTFSEMIYR; translated from the coding sequence ATGAATAGTTTAACCAAAGAAAAGATAACATTCAAGGATATTGAGAAAGATTTTTATAAAATAGGTTGTGAGGTTGCCAAACTGCTCCTCCAAAATTTTCTGGAAGAAATGGATGCCGAGCTTGCAGAGAGCAGGGATAAAGCAGTTCTAAGGCATAGAGGTAAAAAGTCAACCTCAATAAAGACCCTGATGGGAGAAGTGCCAGTCGATCGAGCAATATATAGGAAAGCCAAAGACGATGGCAGTCAGGAGTATGTTTATCTTTTGGATGAAGCTTTGGGAATGGAAACAATAGGATTTATGTCTCCCAATCTCGTAGAGAAAATCCTGGAATACAGTTGTGAAATGTCCTACCGAGAGGTAGCACAAGCAGTTTCAACCTTAACGAATCAAACCATAAGTCACCAGGGAGTTTGGAACATCGTTCAAGCCGTGGGAGAAAAACAAATTGAAGCAGAAAAGGTACGGGTGGACTCCTTTAAGAAAAACGAATTAAGCGGGAGCAAAGAAGTTCCCATTCTCTTTGAGGAAGCAGATGGCTTGTGGTTATCCATGCAAGGAAAGAGCAGAGAAAAGGGAAGTTCCAGAGGGAGAAAAGAGCTTAAGATCAGCGTCACATATGAAGGCTGGAAGCCAAGATATCCATCATCCAAAGAGTATGAAACCGTGGGTAAAATGGCTTTTGCAGGTTACATGAAAGCTGAAGAGATGAAAGAACTAAGAGATGCGACACTATCTCAGAATTACAATGTCGATGAAATTGTTTATCGGGTCCTAAATGGAGATGGAGCATCTTGGATAAGACGAGATCATGACCAAGAAACGGATAAATTTCAACTCGACCCCTTTCATCTTGCCCAAGCAGTCACCCGAAATGTATCGGACAAAAAGGCCAGAAGAACCCTCCTTAAATGGCTTAAGAAAGGAGAATTTGAAAAGGTATTCGAGAAGCTTGAAGAGCTCAAATATGAAAGCGGCGGAGTAGCTAAAGAGGTAGAAAAACTGAGTAGACTAGAAAGCTACATAAGAAATAATATTGACGGGATAGTACCCTATAAGGACAGAGAAGATATTACGTTACCCAAAGCCCCTGAGGGCTTAGAATACAGGAATTTAGGCACGATGGAAAGGCAAGTGAGGGTCTTCGCTTCCCGCATGAAAGGAGCAAAAAGCTGGAGCGAACAAGGAGCAACCCATCTCTCCAAAATAATCGCTTTAAAAATGGGAGAAGGCTTCAAGGAAAAGATAGCAGCCCTAGTGTCAGGAAAGCTCCCGGACCGGTTCGCTGAGCGCTTTGTAGAAACAATAACGAATAGCAAAAGCGGACTGAAGAAGGCTGTTAAGAAGTCAATATACACGCTACATAGAGGAGAACTGCCCTACACAAACTGTTCAGTAACAAACGGAAGAAAAGTCATTCGCAATATGTTCAATCTCAAAACATTTAGCGAGATGATCTACCGGTAA
- a CDS encoding phospholipase D-like domain-containing protein, producing MRKRFLPIILILCLFLTGCSINIKNLFVKDDDAPISNLAAEALYFDGNTVRDRTLELISSAQKSIYIEQKVLSDVAIKELIIKKASSGIEVRILLDQFETANKSTLNEFKSQNISVQYYPAQKGQTNEVKFLIVDLKDAIIYSFPWTNDGFNTHHLAVNLTGRSVAKLANVFNRDWIFTTTLSLDIPKDTDLGEDNIIVAADVNVKNQILDQIKNSEKTIWAIVSHATDTEIVNAFVEAAAKGLDVKLILDSGIMPSSYPETLQKLKEAGVQLRYYDSKAQAPLDLNYGIFDGNTFIFSSSGWGYKAFVMNHELSLTVPSPNATQELIMHYDQDWGKSSPTSPPQNPS from the coding sequence ATGAGGAAACGGTTTCTACCTATCATCCTGATACTTTGCCTTTTCCTTACAGGCTGCTCAATAAATATTAAGAACCTGTTTGTAAAAGATGACGATGCTCCCATCTCCAATCTTGCCGCCGAAGCCTTGTATTTTGACGGTAATACTGTCCGCGATAGAACCCTAGAGCTAATTTCTTCTGCCCAAAAGTCAATATACATCGAGCAAAAGGTACTCTCTGATGTAGCTATCAAGGAATTAATCATCAAGAAGGCATCGAGCGGCATAGAAGTTCGAATTCTCCTCGACCAATTTGAAACAGCCAATAAATCAACCTTAAATGAGTTTAAAAGTCAGAACATCTCTGTTCAATATTACCCTGCCCAAAAAGGTCAAACGAATGAGGTCAAGTTCCTTATTGTTGATTTAAAGGATGCTATCATTTATTCATTCCCTTGGACCAACGATGGATTTAACACTCATCATCTAGCCGTTAATTTAACAGGGCGTTCAGTAGCGAAGCTAGCTAACGTATTTAATCGCGATTGGATTTTTACTACGACCCTCTCCCTGGATATTCCCAAAGATACTGATTTAGGGGAAGATAATATCATCGTGGCTGCTGATGTTAATGTTAAAAATCAGATTCTTGATCAGATCAAGAACAGCGAGAAAACCATCTGGGCCATTGTGTCTCATGCGACTGATACAGAGATAGTCAATGCCTTCGTCGAAGCTGCCGCAAAGGGCTTAGATGTGAAGTTGATCCTCGATTCTGGTATCATGCCCAGTAGCTATCCTGAAACTTTACAAAAGCTTAAGGAAGCTGGAGTGCAGCTTCGCTATTACGATTCGAAAGCTCAGGCTCCCTTGGATTTGAATTATGGGATATTTGATGGTAATACCTTTATCTTTAGTAGCTCTGGATGGGGATACAAAGCCTTTGTTATGAACCATGAGCTCTCTCTTACTGTTCCCTCGCCCAACGCTACCCAGGAATTGATTATGCACTATGACCAAGATTGGGGTAAAAGCTCCCCTACTTCTCCCCCTCAGAACCCTTCCTAA
- a CDS encoding histidine phosphatase family protein — protein sequence MIKIIFTRHGETLWNIEGRVQGAMDSPLTPKGVLQARKLGQRLQGEGITRIYSSDLPRAQATADEIRQELSLQEVMIHPSLRELSFGEWEGKSWWELRKLHPELFTIWDKGPHQIQIPGGETMWEVTDRAWHFIQELPRLHAGETLCIVTHGMTLQLIVKKALGIPVEQWEDVPWQHNTAVNIFEFYDDGHIKPLVLADHSHLDDEIKPASGFTTKNKPE from the coding sequence ATGATTAAGATCATTTTTACTCGACATGGTGAAACCCTCTGGAATATTGAAGGCCGCGTTCAAGGAGCAATGGATTCACCTCTTACCCCAAAAGGAGTATTGCAAGCACGCAAGCTCGGTCAGCGTCTCCAAGGAGAAGGAATTACGAGAATCTATTCCAGTGATTTGCCTCGGGCCCAAGCTACGGCTGACGAAATCAGGCAGGAACTGAGCTTGCAGGAGGTTATGATTCATCCTAGTTTGCGTGAATTATCCTTCGGAGAATGGGAAGGTAAGAGCTGGTGGGAGTTGCGGAAGCTCCATCCTGAACTGTTTACGATTTGGGATAAAGGGCCTCATCAGATCCAGATTCCCGGAGGGGAAACGATGTGGGAGGTAACCGACAGAGCTTGGCACTTTATTCAAGAACTTCCACGACTCCATGCGGGTGAAACACTTTGTATCGTCACTCACGGTATGACCCTGCAGTTGATTGTTAAGAAAGCACTAGGAATTCCAGTAGAACAGTGGGAAGATGTTCCTTGGCAACATAATACGGCTGTTAATATTTTTGAGTTTTATGATGATGGTCATATTAAACCCTTGGTGCTCGCTGATCATTCTCATTTAGATGATGAAATTAAACCTGCCAGTGGTTTCACCACAAAGAACAAGCCAGAATAG
- a CDS encoding TIGR04086 family membrane protein, which translates to MSKSFQLNLVLKGILIASGVALLLSLILSLLFTFTPLRESSSAYNFIVGVSVFVAAVVTAYRAGTKGLYYGIGIGMVFIVLLLLLFTVLSPDTLSWLALGEKSIICIATGGIGGIIGVIIRR; encoded by the coding sequence ATGTCCAAATCATTTCAATTGAATCTTGTTCTTAAAGGAATATTAATTGCGTCCGGTGTTGCCCTGCTTCTTTCATTAATCCTTAGCCTATTGTTTACCTTCACCCCCCTTCGCGAGTCTTCTTCGGCCTATAATTTTATCGTCGGGGTCAGCGTATTCGTAGCTGCGGTGGTCACTGCTTATCGTGCCGGTACGAAAGGTCTCTATTACGGTATCGGAATTGGCATGGTCTTTATCGTTTTATTACTCCTCTTGTTCACAGTCTTAAGTCCGGATACCCTTTCCTGGTTAGCATTAGGTGAAAAATCCATCATCTGCATTGCTACCGGTGGTATTGGTGGAATCATCGGAGTCATCATTCGTAGATGA
- a CDS encoding formylmethanofuran dehydrogenase subunit E family protein, whose translation MCVEKTPWELVIDFHGHTCPGIAVGYRVAQLAQREMGIRPTPDSELLVKAFTQSCAVDAMQVLNKATLGRRALMIEETQQHLYQFHFTGTHELHQIRIAQEVLEHLAAFNIEGLSPREKQNKILEEVQFVLSIEESAFCHYELIPGELKKRGH comes from the coding sequence ATGTGCGTTGAAAAAACTCCTTGGGAGCTTGTCATAGACTTTCATGGTCATACCTGTCCCGGGATTGCTGTAGGTTATCGGGTTGCTCAGCTGGCTCAACGGGAGATGGGCATTCGGCCTACTCCAGATTCTGAACTATTAGTTAAAGCTTTTACACAGTCCTGCGCAGTCGATGCCATGCAGGTCTTAAACAAAGCCACCCTGGGACGTCGTGCCCTCATGATTGAAGAAACCCAACAACACCTTTATCAATTTCACTTTACGGGAACTCACGAATTACATCAAATCAGGATTGCTCAAGAAGTACTTGAGCATTTAGCAGCCTTTAATATTGAAGGTCTGAGTCCTCGGGAAAAGCAAAACAAAATCCTTGAAGAGGTTCAATTCGTGCTCTCAATAGAGGAATCTGCCTTTTGCCATTATGAGTTAATTCCCGGAGAACTAAAGAAACGAGGTCATTAA